DNA sequence from the Drosophila sechellia strain sech25 chromosome 3L, ASM438219v1, whole genome shotgun sequence genome:
CAGGAATGAGTTCAAGTTGCTGTCACTGGCAAAGATTTAATGCTTTTTGCGCTCACCCAGtccgtttttatttttctcccCGTTGCTTTGCCCTTTATTGAGAAACAGCTGCCATCATAATTCAATATTTTACACTCGAATGTACACGGAACAGAACTTgacagcgacaacaacaaggATCTGAGCAGCgaatgaaaatgtttacaCGCTGCCGAGTTGCTGAGCTGTGAGCTGCTGAGCACTTCGCACAACCACGGCCAACTAACTGAACCGAATGAGTGACTTCCCCGAGGACGAGGAAGGGGTAGGGTCCTCCAAGAGGCGCCAGCACGTCTCCTGAACGTCCTGGGTGACTATaaggagcagcagctcctGTGCCTTGCACTGAAAGTAAAGTGAAATATGGTATACAGTATGTGTGCCTTATAAATAAGATATTGTTCTGATCAAGGACCAAAAAGCTATTCAGCTGTCTTTGCAATTAGAAACAAAACTAAAAGTAAGCAAAGATATTATTATGGGAAGAAGCAATACACTTTCAAAAAACACGTTACAATTTTAAaggaaatcaaattgaaaGGACACaatattttaagtaaataattATTGAACATTCACGTTTCTCTTAGTGTAAGCATGTAAGCAACAGGCAGCAGAATCAAAGACGAATTGTAGCCAAGGTAACCAGATTGGCCAGCCGCCAAAGGCCTTTGTTTAGGCCCACCTTCCACCCTCCGTGTGCTTGGGGCAATTAGCATGGTGTAGTTAATAATTACATTTAAGTCCCCCAATTCGACCCGCCCCAAATCATGGGGTTTCATGGCTGTCACGCCAGCCACGTCTCATTTAACATAATGATCCTGACTGCATTCGGGTGTGGGTGTGCATGGTGTAGTGGCAGCCAGCAAATTCAATCAAAGATTCTCACACAACTCAACTGCAGTAAAATGGCTTACCGcaaatgccaaaaataagACCAGAATTGCAGGTAAGCAGGCGCCTGGAAATCCAGTTGGAGCGGCAACCGAAACCACAGTCCTGATACCCAACAGACAGCTGGCTATAATCCATTTTGTGTGGGGCTTTGGCAACTGCACTTTGAGTGGAGATTGCCGATACCTTTCATTTAATGGGGATATTATAGAAACAGTTTGTAAATTCAATCGGTTAAAGGTCAAAGGGTATTCAGGCCATGCCGGGGCATTAATCTCTCGAGTCTTTGACTTTTATACAAACATGTATACAACGTTTATGGTATTGTTCTCATTATTGTTACTTAAATACGAAAATTCAATCAAGGATCTACCGGATTTTAATCTCCTAAAGCAATGCACTCAACGACTCGTCTGCTGTCTGACTTCAATTTGCCGTCTGATATTTAAACGTCGGGACACCTGTGCGTATGAGCAATAATTTCGCAGTGAATATCACGCATTCGCCGCGTTTAACCTTTGAAAGAAATTGTGCGCTCAAAAAGCATTTTAAAGTCCTATTACACACAGAGCAGAGCCACAACAATTTATATGGAACACAGCTTCCCCTATCTGAGGAAACCGCAGTGAAAAACGGAAAACTTTTTCCAGGCTCGATAAGAGTTTTTTAATTTGTCTAAAAACGCAAGGCAAAGGTGCGGGAGCGGTGGAGTGTTCCCTGCCTCTATCCCTAtacctatacatatatatatttatacatatatattcgtTTTGGGCGAGAGTCgtcgagtgggcgtggccgcgTTGAGAGGCGAACTTTTTAGGCGGCGTAATTTATGCACAATGAAAGCGTTTGGGATTAAGGAGACACAAAAACACCGGCAAACGGGGCGTGGCAAAGGCGTCGTCTGTGGCGCGGCGTAAAAAAGCAAGTGCCCCCCGCtcctgtttattttttttttttttgtttttttttgcaaggCAGACAGGTGTAGCAGGCAAGCCGGAAAATTAGCGGAAAGCGTTAAAAGCGCTCCCCAAACGGCAATGTCGCGGCGTGTCTAACCTTAGCTGGAACCCCTGCCCCCTGGAACCGCCCACCACTTTCCCCGTTTTTACCTGAGGCACCAACTTTTTGCATAACCGCAATTAAACACTTGGAAAAACATCAATACGTAGATCAAAGGAACTAATATTGAATTCTTTTAAAGTGGAATCAAGTCAACTTCATTGTAGGAACTACAAAAGCAATTAGGTTGCTTTCCAATTGTAACATGCTATTGTAGatcattgaaattaaaaattattaaaagctTATTGAGAATTGTTCTGAGTGCAACTGACGccactaactaactaactggTGCAAATGAGAGCACAGTTTATGGCTTATTGTCGTTGGTGTTGGcgtttctgtttctgctgctgctgctgccatttTCGTGTTGTCAAATTCGCCGGCGGacaagttggctttttgtcTCCGCGTGTGGCACTTGCCACCATATAGTTTAGTTTGCCTATGCGTTTGGCTTCTGGTCCTCTGGTCTCCTGCAGTCCACGGCGTAATTACCTGGACTCCGGGCCATAATGGGACCACGTTGTTTGGCAGCTGCCTGGCGGCCACATCGGCTCACAACAACAGAAACGGGAAACGAGCGTTTTGGGCATGATAACTTTGTCCCAAAAGTTGTGAATGGGGAAGCGAGCTGCGAGATAGGATAACTTTTTGCCCGAATTCGTGTTTGAATTGGTTCGGGGGCAAGTGAGACGAACTAGCCGGGCTCAAAACACTTTGATTAACTTGAAAGTTGGGCGTCGTTCCAAAGCACGGATGTAAAGCGTATCTGCAGTTTTTATGTTTCGCCAAAGTGTTTTTGAACGGGTTTTTTAATAGATTTAACTTTATACAAGAAGAAATGCTTGGTTTTAGTAATAtacttgaaattaatttaatttaattgcagaTTAAAGATATTACATTTTACTGCTTGTACCAatctatatttatttctgAACTCTCATTTTTTGCGGATTATAATGTAAACATTTAATTTGAGGCCACAATTCAAAGTTATTGTTGGTGTTTCACTTTGTTTTCGTTATGGTTGTTTGTCATGCATATCAAACGCTTCATGGCCAGTGAATGCTCCCCAAAAAATGCCCTCCTTATCCATGGGGCTTAAATAGCCATTGGTTTTAGTGTTGTTATTGCGTTGAGTTTTTTccgtttgtttgttattttttggtttatttctGGTTTTGCCTGCGGCTTTGGGGCGGCTTAAAATTGGATTTGCGTTTCGCTTTGACATCgcctgtttttgttgcttagCCGGAGGAGCTCTGTCCACTTTTTAGAGATTTCTGCTCACCTCCACACACTTGTAAAAATGTCACTTTAATAACTTTGTGTTGCTATCTTGGCTGCATTTTTTGTATggttttttggcttttatttgGTCGTGTTTTTTTGTAGCACGTTTTAATTGCCCTTGCAGCAGCTGGCAACAATTCTGCTTTTGGTTTTGGCTCTTCTTCATCCGTTATTGTCGTATTTTTAGACGTGCCACAAATCCCCAACAGGCCAAAACatggacaaaaaaaaaggaagaaacattttgtttttatgactgCCAAACATGAAAGAGACACGAGCAACACAATGCGAACAATGTGTGAGATTTCGCACGTCGTTATAAATAGCAATAAAATGCTACAAAAAATTTGTCTTAGAGAGGAAAACAATTTCCAAATTGGAGAAACtcaaattgtaaattataaTTTGATTCCATAAATGCGGGCTCCATTGTGTGGCGGCGGGAACAcgcaaataattttccagcTCTCCCCGGCCAGGGGTCAAAGTTGGGTCCCCTATCCACACTCCACACTCCTCCCCACCCGACTCCATTCCACTCCTCCGTTGGAGGCATTAAATTAGCAGTCTGTTTGCCAGTGCTTCCCCCTCGATTCAACCAACTTTTCTTGGTAAGCTGCTTAGGAACTGCAACAGAAATGTAACAAAGTTTCGCCAAAGTCCACCGCAAAGTTATGGCCACACAAAAGTTAATTCTGAATGGCTGCGCCTGTCGCTATGCAGCACATTTTCCACAGATGAAGGGTAGCACAAGGACTATCTGCAGACGGATGTCAATTCCTTCGGGAATTCAGAATATTATACAATACTTGGTGTATAATCCAGACTAAATCCTATCTTCAAAAACAAAGTAACAAATCGCATAAACTATAAGAACTTCCATATTCTAAATCGAATTTCCTATATGGCTGGCTATTGAAATCCCTCGAAGTATCAAACACTTCTACATTACGCGGTATCATGACTGCTCTTAATCATTTACAAAATCTTTTTCAATTACAAGCGGAATGTAAGAAACAACACCAGGGCTATAAAATTCCCTCGTAAttatttgcacaaaatgcttAATTGTTTGCGTTTTACAGCGAATTTCGTTGAGCGCCCCTGGCAAATATTGACGCTCATCAATCGGTGTGTTTGTGTGGCAGTGAGTTTTCCGCTGGTGGAAAAATTATCGCACAGCGTGTGAAAAAAGTGGAGGCTGCGCGCTCTTTGtggttcttgttgttgtttggcatttcaattaaataaataggcTTATTTTTTTATGGAGCACAGCGGCCGCACCaagtaaaatttaaataaagaacGGGCAAAAAAAATGGCGCTTGAAAATGGTATACTCGTATGTACATTGTACACTGTGAATaactgagtgtgtgtgtgtggtgtgtggtgTGTCTGTCGAAGCATTGAACCAGTTTCAAAACGACACGCACACATGTGGAGAGGGGGTGGAGCCGCAGAGGGAAGAGCTGCACCTTTTAGTCAAGTCTCTGGTTGTACATAAAAAAGTCaacagacaaacaaacaaacagacaaacatgtaaattatgaaaaatgtaCTAACAAAGCAGCATAAGCACACATACACCAACACTCAGGCTGAGCACACGCCGGTTCCAACAGCAGAGTCCACGAAATTAGAATCTTTGGGTGCCTAATTCACAAAAAGAGTTTCGGGTTGAGAGTAGGTGCTGCTGCTCtattgaaataatatttccagTTCAATCCCGACGTTCACTGGCCATTGTGGGCCAATCTTCACCAGCATCATACAGGCTCCGTGATACGATCTATTGTTACTCGATCATGGAAGCGTTATAAGCACGTTTCTCGTCATCCGACAGCGGAGATCCCTCGAGGCTCCAGCGATATTCGCTACGGGAATGAAGGGGCGGCAGTGGAAACGGATATGATCTCATCAAGAAGAACAGGTCCATTTTTGGCTCTATGAGATTTCCATTGCAACTGCTTGAGGTGCGTGCGTCACTCCACTCCGGATACATATTTGTTGGCATGCTGGGAAATGAGTGGTCCATTATGGGTGCGAGATGGAGATGTTGGTTTCCTTGGGAGTGgtactttttttttctatttttaaaaactttgaATTTTGGAGACGGGTGAAGCAGACAGCTGGTAAACGTCTGTTTTCGCCTGAATCTACTCAAACTGATTAAAGTTGGCAGGGTTTCTCAGTTAGCACAATAGATTGGAGCCTAATCAGCAAATGAAAGAGAATTCGAGCCATAATGATATGGCAGACTTGAACTATTTGTGTGCCGTCGACTGTTTGGGAGTATGTACATTCAGAATTACTGCGTCTCGTTAGCCACCGACTGAGGCTGGTCTACCTGGTCGGTCTGCCTTGCGCTGCTGCCagtcttttatttatttttttttttgttctgtaTAGACTCTGTCCAACGATGTAGGCCGGCAACAGCAATAACCCAACTCATGCGCCTTCCGCTCCTCATCCTTCCTGTTGCGAAGCCATCACCTCGTCGCCTCACCTGAAAAATGCGCACCtggtttgtttattttgactGCGCTGTTGTTGCAGTATCCGCTTCAATCGCGTTGCCGCTGCTCCTGCGGTCCGGAATTCGCCTCTGTTTGGTGTTTTTGTAGCTTTAGCCCAGCTGTGCCGCCATGTTGTGCATTTAAAGTGCAGCTCATCCAGCTCGAAATCCAAGGTAGCACTTTTAAGCACGTTTCAGGATCATTTGCTCACACTGCCCCCGTATTAAGTTGTAAGTTGTAAAACATGGGATACATGAAAACGAGGCATTGCACCTCACATCAATCATAATAATCCAGAAAATGCATGTTAAAAAGCTTTGAGTGCGCTTTTCCTGTTCGTTTTATTTGAGTACTACAACTGATTTTATGTGCAACTGCTAAGCTCAcataattatacaaaaatacaAGATAAACTGGAAAAATAAAGCGGATAAAGTGCTAGGGGACGCAATTCCCTGCTCCATTCCTACATAGACAATTGCGGGTCTTCTGCGGTAAGGAACTCATTGCGAAGTATGTCCGCTGGCGATCGAATGGGTTCGAGCATTCCGCAGTGAGCTGAAAAAGGCAACTTTAACTGCAACTTTGACTGCGGGTTACGCTTAATTAAATGGCCAAGCATCAGACCGAAGTAAATACCGGGGTTAGtttccttttgtttgtttggaaAAAGCGCCCCTCCCCATCTGCCCCCGCTCATTGACAATGCAAGCCGGGGCTAATCAGTTGAGAAAATTTCTGTGAGATGgctaaaaccaaacaaaagaGCTAAAGCTCGGACCGTTCGGGGGCTGCCTTAATTAGCGCTGCAAACAAAGGAAACTTTCCGAGTTCGAGTCCGAGAAACGTTGGGTCAAAAGTGCCAATACAATGTGTAAATATAAATGAGCAGTGGTGCAAAAGCGTTCTTAATTATTGCGCATCATTGGAGACGGGCGGAAAATGCCGAGAATTCCGGAAGAGATACCCCGAAGTCAGAGACGGTGTCGGTGATTTCCGCAAGGTAAATGACAGACGGCTTaagttattaatatatttccgTCGACTGCGTAATTCGACATCAATCAAGCCAGTCGACGTTGGCCTTAATGCTTGCCAAATTAATCGCAATTGTATTGAGATTGATAGGAGCAGAAAATCGTTGATTTTCGAAGCGGCGAACACACGaattttgcccattttttatgggccaattaaaatgtttgttGTGCATGTGCTGACAATGCTTAAAAGAGAAATTAACAGGGAAATGTGTATTCCACGCTCGAAAGAGGCAGGCAAATGGATGCTGTGTAAAAAGAGGTTAACAAATAGTAACTGACAACGATGAAAATGTTGCACAGGGGGGCTTGTTAAAAAACTCACAGCAAGTTTATACGGGAGACACATTGGTTTTTTTAATACATCAGCGATTTTATGCGCATCTTCTGCGCAGTTAACCCCAAATAGCAGAGACTATTCGTACTATTAAATTCCTGTAATCAAGAACTCCAACACTAATAATCATAAGTGGTCTGGTTGCTTGGAACTTCTTGGCGAACCTTTTAGGAACCCACAACAGATGATAAAACCCCGGCTCAACCACAATAATTCAATTATGAGCGACCACATTTGCGAGCTCCTTTCTCGCAACAACGACAAATTGAATAAGTTGAAGGTCTTCCTTGCTTGCTTTTTTGGCCAGGATTGCGAAAGCTTTCAAAAGTTCCAACTCCAATGCTGGCCAAAGTGTTGCGGAGCATATAAAGTTATAGTAGTGAGGCAAAGTTTTTAGTGTTTTAGGCCTACGGAAGCGGCGGACAATTTAACTAAAAGCGGTCATGACCATTTAAAAGGTGTTCGCTGCTCGAATGGCGATCAGCCAGGCCATTAACATTTATGCGGCTACTTGTTCGATGGCATAAAACTCACTTATTCGGAGCGCACAAATCCAATTGAAATCGTTCTGGCGCTGAATCCATTTAATAACCAACATAAATACTGTTCAAGACGCTTTACGACTTGAGTGCGCCGCAGGAAACTACTGCCAGCCATCAAGAATGAAACTTTCCCACTGGCGCACAGATAAATATGCTTAAGTACACATGTGTCCAAGTTAATAGTAGCACAGACATGGTTTAAAGTATTCCCTTCAACTGAATATAGACAACTATAATCGAGAGGGTTGGAAGTATCGTATCTTTTTTCAATCGTGTAGCCAGATTTAAGCACAGTTCTATTATGTTGAGCACATGTGTGAGTCTCTTAGGAAAGACGTGTTCGTGTGAACATAACTCTATGCAAATGTGTTTGGGGCGTCGATTCCCGCAGCGACACTTTATGATATTTACACGGAGCAATTGACTAGGATGAAGCCGAGAAAACgagaatattttcaatatttttgctGATTAATCTGGGCCCGTAGTTCGCTTTGGCCTTGGCCCAATAATTTGCAATCTAACCGCTCATGCGATCTGCTAAGTAGATTTCGCCCCCCTGTATTGTATGGCTCATAAAACGCAATAAAATAGCCATAAATACATAGTGGCAACAGTTCTGCTCGTTTTCTTCCCATTCAATGGCTGCCAAATTGAGTTGAAACGATGGCATATTATTGTGTAATTGCACTTTATTGCCATAAATAAAAGTTCTCAAACGGGTTGGCCGACATTTAAGATGTTTGCATCCCCATCTTCCATCATGTTCCAGcttccatctccatctcgTCTCAATTAGGCCACAAACAGTTGCAAGTGctgttgaaatatttaagcaatttTCGCAAGAtttcttaattaaaaagttgctCCGTCTTGGTGCCTCCATCTCCATCTTGCATCCTTCGCGTTCGCCGAGGTGTCAGcaacaatgaaaatattttctacTTACCAGCCAAAGTGTTTCGGAATTTTCTCCATACACTTCAAGCTCGCCGCCAATTCGCCTTTGCACATTTTTCTTCATTTACTTTCGAGCGAAATCTACGAAATTTCATTTGCAGTTATGTGCTGCTATTTTCCCAGCCAGCGCAGACAGCACAAAAAGCTGCAACTATAACACGGCAAGCGTTCTGTTGTCCAGTCACTACTGTCCAGCCTAAAATATTTACCCAGCTCTTCACATCGGACTCGTAGTCAAACAATTTGGTCCGGGCTCGGGAGTTTCCCGAAAAAGAGATGTGTACACAGTCCGaagttattattgttgctccCCTGGAGAAAGTAGGAACTGCTCCTCCGCTTGATCCCctctttaatgccattttACTGACTTCAATTTGGCTCTGTGTGCCTAATGCGAAAGATGTCCATTGTCCACGGGAATTTGCTGCACGCTTCACTTCTTCAGCTGAATGTTGTTGAAGACAAAATTCGAATGGCACACTTTCAGGCCACCTATTCCCGGTGATTCGAAGACATTTCGCCACTTACCCTATGAACTTAAAAATATTGGAAATAATATATTCACAATTTATAACTGAAGTGTTAACATGGATTCTTTCCAAGTGATTCAAAAACACATACCATACTTGAAGTAAGAAATGTTTtcctatatttattatatatttttttgtttatccaAATCCTTTCCTAGATCTGCAAGAACCTCCGTTGTTAGGGTATTGAATACTTGCTGCTCTGCTCTGCGAACTCTTACCTTATTTTCAGACTCTTTCCGCCCCACTTCCTCATCTTTTGGGACAGGTCAATGCGTTTCGAAACTCACTTGTTATTACCCATAAAATTTGCTTGCCCTTGGCATAAGAAAGCCGTCGAGCGGAACGGAAGGAAAGTGAGGTGAGTGGCAGAgatatgtgtgtgtgataTACAAAAGGGAAATCTGCTGTCCAGTTTCCCAGTCCATGGTCCATTCTCACACAttgtaattgcattttaaatggcTGCGTTTGGCAGAGTGTTTGTGCGGCCTGTGCTGGTTTGGGGATAACCTCAGCACGCACATGTCGCCGCATGGCCGCAAAATATGGTAAATTAATTCAATATTAAGCAATCAAATATTGTCGCCACATCATCAAATGCTGCGGCCTCGAACGTCAATAGCCATGTGTGTGACTTGTGGTCTGGTGTTTGTATTTGCAGACGCCCTCAATTAGAATACGGCAAATTGAACAGCAGCTGAGGATTCAGCTTTGGATTCAGTGAGACAATCTCTCGTCTGGGCCTGAATGGATTGCAATCAATGCCGCAGGGGTCACGGGATTCATCTAACAATGCGCAGTGGCGCATTTATTACATTCTGGCGCCACGCCCACATATGATTGGCTGCCCATTTCGGCATTCGCTGGAGCGAGCTTCCTCCTctgcatttttattaattttccgcTTTCCCAGCCAGCTGCCACTGACTCCGGCGCTTTCCTTTCGCTTTTCTCGTTTTCCGTTCCCTTTGCCCCGCTCGAGTGTTGGATTTTTGCATGCCCGCCGCCTGTATGCGACaaaagaatttaattaaaacgcGTGGCCGGGCATTGTCCTCGGGACTCGGCTGGCATGTCCTGGCAAAAGGATTAAGACGCTGCTGGTGTTATTTCAAGGGAATAAGATCGCACCTAGATGGAATGAACTAGGGGCTCGGATAACTCCACGTTGACTTTAGTCTGCAAGGGCATTTAAGGTGGCGTTCTACTTTGTCAGGAAAGtgttagaaaatttaaattgatattttgcTATATCCCTTTTCCACACTTCCATTCTGTAACCATAATCTGTGGTACGTTCGAACCCCTTTTGGAATCAGCTGCCATCTCTAACAGTTGGTTGAGTTGGTTGAGCTGATGTCATTTCAGTTGATTATTGTCACGACGTTGGgaaaacataatttaaaacgtGGTCTAACTTTGCAACAAttataatttgcataaaacgCTCAGCTCAGGTGTAAAGTGTCTGTCTATCTGTTGTTTAATCCGTGTGTCACTGtgcgaaattataaaacttttttaattacacccacatacatgcacacacactcacggtCGGGAATGTGGAATTCTGTTTTGGCAGCATACATGCAGTAAGTAGactttctgttttttttttttgggccaaGATGAAGTTAAAGCCACATTTGTGTGTGATCCTCGTAGCTGTATCTGTCATACGACGTGGCGTATACGCACTCATTTTGACACTTTTCACATACTTTTGATGTGCATTTAATTGCAGCAAAAATATGAAATCCGTTCTCTTTGTTTTCTTGTCAACGGAATTGCTGAAATGTCGAGCATAATggaaacaacagcagcggaaaCAAATTGGATAAGTCTAAAAACAGCAAGGGTGTGCGATTTTGTGTCAAGGGGTTTAGAAAACAATGCTGCGAAGATGTGTCAACAGGACTTGCGCAACAAAGGAAGGAGAAATTAGGAAAAAGCTACCGTCATTCTGTGTAATGCTGtaagaaaaagaaatatttatgatCAAGAGATCTTGGCATGCAAGTCCCATTGTTCGCAATCGTTTCGAATCGTTTGTCGCCTTTATTTATTGATTGCATAACTATCCACACCATAAACAGACAAATTTAACGAGACATTTGTTTGGATTGTCTTTGGCTCTAACGCAATTCTCTCCTTTCGGCCATCTGCATTTGACATTTGTCTTTCTAAATTGTGCAGCTCGGAAAACAAAAGGAGgcattatatatttaaatgaatcaAATAAAACGTCATCTGCAGCAAGAGCCTGTGTCTCTTTGTATTTGCCgatttaaatgtaatttatttgctgACTGTTTCACATGACTCCGACCGAATGGCACTTTGAAtggctttaattaaaaaagtatttatgCCATACACGTTTGTGCAGCAAGTTTGTTAAATATGCAGCCGGTTATTGAAGCCAAATGACACGGCACAAATCCGGATCGATTTGCCAGCTGCAAAGGAAGTAGGAAGTTCACTGTTTGTCCGTGTTTTCAGCACTCTCGCTTATTGTCCGTGTTCGAGATGGCCTCGGCTTTTATTGCCACGGAGTATGGTCTATGATTATAGCCCTGACCGGACTGGACTCTTGCACGGCCTTTGGTCGGTCGAGCGCGTTTTCCATGCTTCGCAGCGGAACTAGTGTCATTTCCGCAAAAAGTTTAGCATGCTTTTAGGCCAGGCCACTTAACACAGTGTTGTAGGCGAAGGACACGCTGCGAAATTGGCAAACAGATGTCAGTGTGTTCTGAGAATTTATTTCAACCAGGCTAAGCCAGATAAAGGCCGGTGAAATTTGCGTTTCCTTCAGCTGCTTCCTGGCATTTATCACTCGGCCATGGACGACAATGAAGAAAAATGTGGCTTGCCAACTTGAAGGCACTTGAAGACAACTattgttaatttaaatagcttattgttaaacaaattgaatattttgtaGCATTCCATAGCTATTATAACATGACAACTCTAACAAAAGCTATACAAATTAGAGACATCTTCAGGAACTATTTCTTTCTCTGCACGCATTCTTGGTAATTTAGTATGTGTTTTATAAGTTTTCCCCACCACTCGCAGGATTTGTGACCCTGAACTTGATAAATAGCCCAAAATGTGTACATCCGCTGGCCGTTTCTTGGATTTTATCATTCCGCCCCCCAAAAACAATGGGGAATTAGCATACGGAACAACCCTCGCCCATTTCCATGCTGATTTCTGAGCACTCCAGCTGTCGTTGACCCTGAAAGTTGTTTAATAAATGTACTCACACATGCTGATGGCCCATCGCGTGGTTTTTCCTCTTCCTTGGTGGCCGTTTTTCTATTTCCCTCATCTGCTTGCCAGATCAGCAAAGTGAAACGGATGACCTTGTGCGCCATGAACTTTTCTAATATCAAATAGCGAACAACGATTTTccgcatatttatttaagccGCCAAATTTCCGAAATATGTTGTCTCCAAGTCTTGAGTGTgtgatttttggccaagttgcatttaatttatgtgcCGAGTTTATTTATGAGCAACGTCTGCTAATTACGAGTGCTTTTAATGAACAGCAGTTAACAGTCGTAACGAGCTTAATTGCGAGCAGCCTTTCATTAATAATTTTGTGTCTCTTGGCCGCTTTTCCCTCCTTGATTTTCCTTGTCTTCTTGTCTTCACTTTGTGCAAGTTTTAATGAAGTTTACATTTAGCTTTCGTTGCCCGCTTACCTCGCCGAAAAGTCGAGTTAACTCAAGAGTAAATCTTTTGGCCAAGTGGCCAGTGCTTCACCTCCTGGCCAAAACCGACATTTTTCAGAGCTCAAATTCGGCCTGCTGAATATCAATATCTTGATTGAATGTGGCACATTCTTTATGGGCCGGGACTATTATAGAAGGCAAAATTATTTGCAACtaaaattgcttttatttattcgATATGCCAGaatatttattagtttttgttCGGATTTATTGACCATAAGAAGAATCTCTGTCGAGTCATTCGATAAAATCCTGCTCGGGTTTCGTTTGAAATGTGTAACCGCATTGGGAATGCAAATTGTGCGATAATTTctggaaaaatatatagaaataatCCCCCAGGGACTGATAGTTTGGACAGCTGCCGGTTgaactaaataaatatgtgcctttttttgtttgtgtgtgtaacCTGCGGATTGCGTAACCTGATATGGGTGTGCGGtggtaaattgaattaaagcTGGTCAACGCATTGCGTTAACAACGCTAATTGACGGTCATTATACCGCAGCTGATAGAATGGCATTCTACGGGCACCTTTCTGGCCACTAAATATGTGCTCTTTTGTCTAGACATGATTTAGCCCCGGGCTGCCGCCCATTTCGGACTGGCCCAAATAAATCTGCGTTGGCTTTCTGTCTCAAAAGAGCGTTGGTTTTTGTGCGCCTGGACTGGCTGGGttaaccaaataaatgttCTTCGGGGTCATTGTTCCTGTGGCTGGGGCAGCCTCCCTTCTATCTCTGGGCAAACACATGTAAACACAAACGAAAGACAAAACTTAAACACGTAGGAATCAGCTTAACAAGTCGCTTTTTGTTTGACTTGTGCGT
Encoded proteins:
- the LOC116801078 gene encoding uncharacterized protein LOC116801078, producing the protein MDHSFPSMPTNMYPEWSDARTSSSCNGNLIEPKMDLFFLMRSYPFPLPPLHSRSEYRWSLEGSPLSDDEKRAYNASMIE